From one Macaca nemestrina isolate mMacNem1 chromosome 3, mMacNem.hap1, whole genome shotgun sequence genomic stretch:
- the LOC105487875 gene encoding ligand-dependent nuclear receptor corepressor-like protein isoform X5, which yields MKKMIRQFAIEYISKSGKTQENRNGSIGPSIVCKSIQMNQAESSLQEEQEGPLDLTVNRTQEQNTQQGDGVLDLSTKKTSIKSEESSICDPSSENSVAGSTVDAKSEEASKMEKRKSALSKVLESLCIHHQQQVLAMLKFLVQEQNAASLCCCNTSCVVSSESQKPLIEDNLYGLFCNCEYRLAEKGCLQNEKQSPGLEPLPVCIKDLNCLSCQTVTVEHIKPVVNRGIADSYNSHRCCSGLLPNIHSTKSAFRSPLLSKEVCDLSVTLKDACRSRSPSPPPLSPVETEGFEKLKDVISEISALENNKLEANINQPPSLTPAEISSNKSDHEDKILKTKKSSNSYSLLSNDSNNSATNHEKGETAIIFQDLMDRINEKLKSIETTDMTSLVQLSSSDCNTYNDLKLGDFITSLLHNAKASDYSFMELLSQHDKKVENKIIQTRFRKRQETLFAMCNSSDSPMFRRQSLQIKRELASLDENFTRKKYTEKSSRKLTQNNDISSSDKGEFYHDQGSSLQNSKRLQDKNAETSFSPNYALQSLQLPLHSSETNLSFNSFSESFKTTSPEKMSLRKPQEKSADGKQFLQNHRKNPKLSNTQTLLRNDASGLLSRTKRNIVPPGWYSIYVTNNYVFKKSPKAKKVSESTTKNVPVKNIHIESSHNIDLNKIAMNSNLQVVVKRLEDTINIANKSWNNQPLSEGCKASKKLIEIDGKDQNADRNMTLTLNRMTCKEQSLSKSVVASSNIIKSHCMPTMDLNNKRLENLKKSTILDMGRLISSVENVPAKYEGIESSSVSNYSSPIKLMFLSEVKSSEGVKYTLTSVGTSHSNVVLPSEKPTIHHVTEEKTETNEDISNANSENYHSNHYDTDTLQRELNKFNHAKETSGSSTMFIGDINSDKPQEETTDNSSSAIDPSFKRKPGRPKKIGPQVVRQIKRPIGRPPKPKTDQTDITVCQNEPVSAGRKSPESLISEVKEGIYKKSITVTVIYGRSRRTKRHVSEGNVNISNLMSLNNNAGDFPTEYNSPRNISEHKINLGERISAVASLTTESEILGSGFEYVRPIKNKSVIPQPSKNIVRPNQKPLTISRKPGRPAKVKISGISVTINRTSPQEREVSISSCLPPLEQENTLGKNLPEEKYDQQCTKMDKIRHTEADIFKNGSKSMIATVPLRHSIRDRKPSLHFLHSLASSSSLIYRNALLHKSYKLHLQKNKSQKEKHRQSKMKIAYKDTPRNRFSRNAKKCLEDNKLVPISEVSLDPIISSNPLLRWWATSASNDSLLEELNNRFEQIANAWVQVSGDEAENCIHKKREHIENDHFKVASPLETCLLELEVSPVKMLFQKKYDLNELCTWFMQTTETQSLSLVRKANARNPLEVINTRGIKLGTKYSDFNASPFRKHFKKFALSSPSKSAEKLHILHKVTNSPLLNVKSNLAIARLKRTEFKRLHHERWKREGKLHNHGTVDWNSKRRNLRFFCQNQFLNKTEGETNADIPLQGKSIVDNQCVLPPEIRGDLQQRVVMPDFKIRASFENKFKSEAKENGTNCSQKDFQKGPRLENVCPNSWRSKTLKDCRIFLRKLNCLEHRNTLKLNTIIYSPESTDSGNTHQTHMEESKRFTLRSHSARQNSFKKQSKEIENAKANNPSADEFADHLGNSKLSKCINFDKNPDSFEVLSNLNKRKRPPWKTTEVSTKRHKRQSCNSGQMANYFSKSLACYK from the exons GGGATGGAGTGTTAGATCTCTCTACAAAGAAAACCAGCATAAAATCTGAAGAGTCATCCATATGTGATCCTTCTTCTGAAAATTCAGTGGCTGG ttcaacTGTTGATGCAAAATCAGAGGAAGcttctaaaatggaaaaaagaaaatcagcattAAGCAAAGTTTTGGAATCTTTGTGCATACATCACCAGCAACAAGTTTTGGCTATGTTGAAATTTCTAGTCCAAGAGCAGAATGCTGCTTCTCTTTGCTGTTGTAATACATCATGTGTTGTGTCTTCAGAATCTCAAAAGCCCTTAATCGAAGATAATTTATATGGTCTGTTCTGTAATTGTGAATATAGGCTGGCAGAAAAAGGTTGTTTACAAAACGAAAAACAAAGCCCTGGTTTAGAACCTCTGCCAGTctgtattaaagatttaaattgtTTATCTTGCCAAACTGTAACTGTTGAACACATTAAGCCAGTAGTGAATAGAGGAATTGCAGACAGTTATAATTCTCACAGGTGCTGTTCTGGACTGTTACCAAACATTCACTCTACAAAATCAGCCTTTCGTAGTCCTCTTTTGTCAAAGGAAGTATGTGATCTTTCAGTCACTCTTAAAGATGCCTGTAGATCTCGAAGTCCCTCACCCCCACCATTATCACCTGTAGAAACTGAAGGATTTGAAAAATTGAAAGACGTCATCTCAGAGATTTCAGCCTTAGAAAATAACAAACTTGAAGCAAACATTAACCAGCCTCCATCTCTCACACCAGCAGAAATAAGCAGCAATAAGAGTGATCATgaagataaaatacttaaaactaaaaaatccAGTAACTCTTATTCTTTACTCTCAAATGACAGCAATAATTCTGCTACAAATCATGAAAAAGGTGAAACTGCTATAATTTTTCAAGATTTAATGGATCGCATTaatgaaaaactaaaatcaaTAGAAACCACGGATATGACAAGCCTTGTACAGTTATCTAGCAGTGATTGTAATacatataatgatttaaaattggGAGATTTCATAACGTCTCTCTTGCATAATGCAAAAGCCAGTGATTATAGTTTTATGGAACTATTGAGTCAACACGataaaaaggtagaaaataaaattattcagacAAGATTTCGAAAGCGTCAAGAAACTTTATTTGCAATGTGCAACTCCTCTGATTCACCCATGTTTAGAAGGCAGTCTTTACAGATAAAAAGAGAACTTGCTAGTCTCGATgaaaattttacaagaaaaaaatacaccgAGAAAAGTTCAAGGAAGTTGACACAAAACAATGATATATCTTCATCAGACAAAGGAGAATTCTATCATGACCAAGGGTCTTCTTTACAAAATTCTAAAAGACTTCAAGATAAAAATGCTGAAACATCATTTTCACCAAATTATGCATTACAGTCACTGCAACTACCTCTTCATAGCTCAGAAACTAActtgtcttttaattcattttcagaaAGCTTTAAAACAACTTCCCCTGAGAAAATGAGCTTAAGAAAGCCACAGGAGAAATCTGCAGATGGAAAACAATTTTTGCAAAATCATAGGAAAAATCCAAAGTTAAGTAATACTCAAACTCTTTTGAGAAATGATGCTTCTGGACTTTTGAGCAGAACTAAACGAAATATTGTGCCTCCAGGGTGGTATTCTATATATGTaacaaataattatgtttttaaaaaatcacctaaaGCCAAAAAAGTATCCGAATCCACAACAAAAAACGTTCCAGTGAAAAATATTCACATTGAAAGCTCACACAACATAGACCTAAACAAAATTGCAATGAATTCTAATTTACAAGTTGTTGTGAAGCGTTTGGAAGATACAATAAATATAGCCAATAAATCCTGGAATAATCAGCCATTATCAGAAGGATGTAAAGCATCCAAGAAATTGATAGAAATTGATGGTAAAGATCAAAATGCTGACAGAAATATGACTCTTACTCTAAATAGAATGACATGCAAAGAACAGAGCTTATCAAAATCTGTGGTAGCATCCAGCAATATTATCAAAAGTCATTGCATGCCTACAATGGATTTGAATAACAAAAGACTTGAAAATCTGAAAAAGTCAACTATTTTAGATATGGGTCGCTTGATTTCCAGTGTTGAAAATGTACCAGCAAAATATGAAGGTATTGAAAGTTCATCTGTTTCCAACTATTCTAGTCCTATCAAACtcatgtttttatctgaggttaaaAGTAGTGAAGGAGTCAAATATACTTTAACTTCAGTTGGTACTTCCCATTCAAATGTTGTTCTCCCTTCTGAAAAACCTACAATCCATCATGTAactgaagaaaaaacagaaacaaatgaagatATCTCAAATGCGAACTCTGAAAATTATCACTCCAATCATTATGATACCGatactcttcaaagagaactaaaCAAATTCAATCATGCAAAAGAAACTTCAGGATCCTCTACAATGTTTATAGGTGATATAAATAGTGATAAGCCACAAGAAGAAACTACGGACAATTCAAGCAGTGCTATTGAtccatcttttaaaagaaaaccaggTAGACCAAAAAAAATAGGTCCCCAAGTTGTGAGACAGATTAAGCGACCAATTGGAAGACCACCAAAGCCTAAAACTGATCAAACAGACATCACTGTTTGCCAGAATGAGCCCGTTAGTGCTGGAAGGAAAAGCCCAGAATCTCTCATATCAGAAGTAAAAGAAGGTATTTATAAAAAGAGTATTACAGTAACTGTTATTTATGGAAGATCAAGAAGAACTAAAAGGCATGTTTCTGAAGGAAATGTAAACATAAGCAACCTTATGTCTTTAAACAATAATGCTGGGGATTTTCCAACTGAATATAATAGTCCCAGAAATATTAGTGAACACAAAATTAACTTGGGTGAAAGAATAAGTGCTGTCGCAAGCTTGACTACTGAAAGTGAGATCTTGGGGTCTGGCTTTGAATATGTGAGACCCATCAAGAACAAATCTGTgatacctcagccttccaagaacaTTGTTCGACCAAATCAGAAGCCTTTGACGATAAGTAGGAAGCCTGGTAGACCAGCAAAAGTGAAAATCTCTGGCATATCTGTGACTATTAATAGAACTTCACCTCAGGAAAGAGAAGTAAGTATTAGCAGCTGCTTGCCTCCTTTAGAACAGGAAAATACGTTAGGAAAAAATCTACCTGAAGAAAAGTATGACCAACAGTGCactaaaatggataaaataaggCACACTGAAgctgatatatttaaaaatggatcAAAAAGTATGATTGCTACTGTACCTTTGAGACATTCTATTAGGGACAGAAAACCATCTCTGCATTTCTTACATTCATTAGCATCTTCTAGCTCACTTATTTATAGAAATGCTCTGCTCCATAAATCATATAAACTGcatttgcagaaaaataaaagtcagaaggAAAAACATAGACAGTCAAAGATGAAAATAGCTTACAAAGATACCCCAAGAAACAGATTTTCACGGAATGCAAAAAAGTGTTTGGAAGATAATAAATTAGTACCTATTTCTGAAGTATCCTTGGATCCTATAATTTCATCAAACCCTTTGCTCAGGTGGTGGGCTACCTCTGCTTCAAATGATTCCTTATTAGAGGAATTAAACAATAGATTTGAGCAAATAGCAAATGCTTGGGTGCAAGTAAGTGGCGATGAAGCTGAAAATTGTATTCATAAAAAAAGAGAGCACATTGAAAATGATCATTTCAAAGTAGCAAGCCCTTTGGAAACTTGTCTTTTAGAACTTGAAGTTTCACCTGTAAAAATGCTTTTTCAGAAAAAGTATGATTTGAATGAACTCTGTACTTGGTTTATGCAAACAACAGAAACACAGTCTCTTTCACTAGTTAGAAAAGCAAATGCCCGAAACCCTTTGGAAGTAATAAATACCAGGGGAATCAAATTAGGGACCAAATATTCTGACTTTAATGCCAGCCCCTTCagaaagcactttaaaaaatttgcacTCTCTTCTCCTTCAAAATCAGCAGAGAAGTTGCATATACTGCATAAAGTGACTAACTCTCCACTCTTAAATGTGAAAAGTAATTTAGCAATAGCTAGATTAAAAAGGACTGAGTTTAAGAGGTTGCATCATGAAAGGTGGAAAAGAGAGGGAAAGCTGCACAACCATGGAACAGTTGACTGGAACTCTAAAAGGAGAAACTTAAGATTTTTCTGCCAGaaccaatttttaaataagactGAGGGAGAAACAAATGCTGACATCCCACTCCAAGGAAAAAGCATAGTAGATAATCAGTGTGTTTTgccacctgagatcaggggtgACTTGCAGCAGAGGGTAGTaatgcctgacttcaaaatacgTGCTAGTTTCGAGAATAAATTTAAGTCAGAAGCAAAAGAGAATGGAACAAATTGCAGCCAAAAAGACTTTCAAAAGGGACCAAGACTAGAAAATGTGTGTCCTAATAGTTGGAGGTCAAAAACCTTAAAAGACTGTAGAATatttttgaggaagctcaacTGTCTTGAACACAGAAATACTTTAAAGCTAAATACAATCATTTACTCTCCTGAATCTACTGACAGTGGAAATACTCATCAAACTCATATGGAAGAATCAAAGCGCTTTACTTTAAGATCTCATTCTGCTAggcaaaattcttttaaaaagcaatctaaagaaatagaaaatgctaAAGCAAATAATCCTTCAGCTGATGAATTTGCTGACCATCTTGGCAATAGTAAATTAAGCAAATGTATTAACTTTGACAAGAATCCTGATAGTTTTGAAGTTCTTAGCAAtttgaacaaaagaaaaagaccacCATGGAAGACCACAGAAGTATCAACAAAAAGACATAAACGACAGTCATGCAACAGTGGACAAATGGCAAACTATTTTTCCAAATCCCTAG
- the LOC105487875 gene encoding ligand-dependent nuclear receptor corepressor-like protein isoform X3: protein MDEKCSFCNLQREAVSDCIPSLDSSQSTPTEELSSQGQSNTDKIECQAENYLNALFRKKDLPQNCDPNIPLVAQELMKKMIRQFAIEYISKSGKTQENRNGSIGPSIVCKSIQMNQAESSLQEEQEGPLDLTVNRTQEQNTQQGDGVLDLSTKKTSIKSEESSICDPSSENSVAGSTVDAKSEEASKMEKRKSALSKVLESLCIHHQQQVLAMLKFLVQEQNAASLCCCNTSCVVSSESQKPLIEDNLYGLFCNCEYRLAEKGCLQNEKQSPGLEPLPVCIKDLNCLSCQTVTVEHIKPVVNRGIADSYNSHRCCSGLLPNIHSTKSAFRSPLLSKEVCDLSVTLKDACRSRSPSPPPLSPVETEGFEKLKDVISEISALENNKLEANINQPPSLTPAEISSNKSDHEDKILKTKKSSNSYSLLSNDSNNSATNHEKGETAIIFQDLMDRINEKLKSIETTDMTSLVQLSSSDCNTYNDLKLGDFITSLLHNAKASDYSFMELLSQHDKKVENKIIQTRFRKRQETLFAMCNSSDSPMFRRQSLQIKRELASLDENFTRKKYTEKSSRKLTQNNDISSSDKGEFYHDQGSSLQNSKRLQDKNAETSFSPNYALQSLQLPLHSSETNLSFNSFSESFKTTSPEKMSLRKPQEKSADGKQFLQNHRKNPKLSNTQTLLRNDASGLLSRTKRNIVPPGWYSIYVTNNYVFKKSPKAKKVSESTTKNVPVKNIHIESSHNIDLNKIAMNSNLQVVVKRLEDTINIANKSWNNQPLSEGCKASKKLIEIDGKDQNADRNMTLTLNRMTCKEQSLSKSVVASSNIIKSHCMPTMDLNNKRLENLKKSTILDMGRLISSVENVPAKYEGIESSSVSNYSSPIKLMFLSEVKSSEGVKYTLTSVGTSHSNVVLPSEKPTIHHVTEEKTETNEDISNANSENYHSNHYDTDTLQRELNKFNHAKETSGSSTMFIGDINSDKPQEETTDNSSSAIDPSFKRKPGRPKKIGPQVVRQIKRPIGRPPKPKTDQTDITVCQNEPVSAGRKSPESLISEVKEGIYKKSITVTVIYGRSRRTKRHVSEGNVNISNLMSLNNNAGDFPTEYNSPRNISEHKINLGERISAVASLTTESEILGSGFEYVRPIKNKSVIPQPSKNIVRPNQKPLTISRKPGRPAKVKISGISVTINRTSPQEREVSISSCLPPLEQENTLGKNLPEEKYDQQCTKMDKIRHTEADIFKNGSKSMIATVPLRHSIRDRKPSLHFLHSLASSSSLIYRNALLHKSYKLHLQKNKSQKEKHRQSKMKIAYKDTPRNRFSRNAKKCLEDNKLVPISEVSLDPIISSNPLLRWWATSASNDSLLEELNNRFEQIANAWVQVSGDEAENCIHKKREHIENDHFKVASPLETCLLELEVSPVKMLFQKKYDLNELCTWFMQTTETQSLSLVRKANARNPLEVINTRGIKLGTKYSDFNASPFRKHFKKFALSSPSKSAEKLHILHKVTNSPLLNVKSNLAIARLKRTEFKRLHHERWKREGKLHNHGTVDWNSKRRNLRFFCQNQFLNKTEGETNADIPLQGKSIVDNQCVLPPEIRGDLQQRVVMPDFKIRASFENKFKSEAKENGTNCSQKDFQKGPRLENVCPNSWRSKTLKDCRIFLRKLNCLEHRNTLKLNTIIYSPESTDSGNTHQTHMEESKRFTLRSHSARQNSFKKQSKEIENAKANNPSADEFADHLGNSKLSKCINFDKNPDSFEVLSNLNKRKRPPWKTTEVSTKRHKRQSCNSGQMANYFSKSLACYK, encoded by the exons GGGATGGAGTGTTAGATCTCTCTACAAAGAAAACCAGCATAAAATCTGAAGAGTCATCCATATGTGATCCTTCTTCTGAAAATTCAGTGGCTGG ttcaacTGTTGATGCAAAATCAGAGGAAGcttctaaaatggaaaaaagaaaatcagcattAAGCAAAGTTTTGGAATCTTTGTGCATACATCACCAGCAACAAGTTTTGGCTATGTTGAAATTTCTAGTCCAAGAGCAGAATGCTGCTTCTCTTTGCTGTTGTAATACATCATGTGTTGTGTCTTCAGAATCTCAAAAGCCCTTAATCGAAGATAATTTATATGGTCTGTTCTGTAATTGTGAATATAGGCTGGCAGAAAAAGGTTGTTTACAAAACGAAAAACAAAGCCCTGGTTTAGAACCTCTGCCAGTctgtattaaagatttaaattgtTTATCTTGCCAAACTGTAACTGTTGAACACATTAAGCCAGTAGTGAATAGAGGAATTGCAGACAGTTATAATTCTCACAGGTGCTGTTCTGGACTGTTACCAAACATTCACTCTACAAAATCAGCCTTTCGTAGTCCTCTTTTGTCAAAGGAAGTATGTGATCTTTCAGTCACTCTTAAAGATGCCTGTAGATCTCGAAGTCCCTCACCCCCACCATTATCACCTGTAGAAACTGAAGGATTTGAAAAATTGAAAGACGTCATCTCAGAGATTTCAGCCTTAGAAAATAACAAACTTGAAGCAAACATTAACCAGCCTCCATCTCTCACACCAGCAGAAATAAGCAGCAATAAGAGTGATCATgaagataaaatacttaaaactaaaaaatccAGTAACTCTTATTCTTTACTCTCAAATGACAGCAATAATTCTGCTACAAATCATGAAAAAGGTGAAACTGCTATAATTTTTCAAGATTTAATGGATCGCATTaatgaaaaactaaaatcaaTAGAAACCACGGATATGACAAGCCTTGTACAGTTATCTAGCAGTGATTGTAATacatataatgatttaaaattggGAGATTTCATAACGTCTCTCTTGCATAATGCAAAAGCCAGTGATTATAGTTTTATGGAACTATTGAGTCAACACGataaaaaggtagaaaataaaattattcagacAAGATTTCGAAAGCGTCAAGAAACTTTATTTGCAATGTGCAACTCCTCTGATTCACCCATGTTTAGAAGGCAGTCTTTACAGATAAAAAGAGAACTTGCTAGTCTCGATgaaaattttacaagaaaaaaatacaccgAGAAAAGTTCAAGGAAGTTGACACAAAACAATGATATATCTTCATCAGACAAAGGAGAATTCTATCATGACCAAGGGTCTTCTTTACAAAATTCTAAAAGACTTCAAGATAAAAATGCTGAAACATCATTTTCACCAAATTATGCATTACAGTCACTGCAACTACCTCTTCATAGCTCAGAAACTAActtgtcttttaattcattttcagaaAGCTTTAAAACAACTTCCCCTGAGAAAATGAGCTTAAGAAAGCCACAGGAGAAATCTGCAGATGGAAAACAATTTTTGCAAAATCATAGGAAAAATCCAAAGTTAAGTAATACTCAAACTCTTTTGAGAAATGATGCTTCTGGACTTTTGAGCAGAACTAAACGAAATATTGTGCCTCCAGGGTGGTATTCTATATATGTaacaaataattatgtttttaaaaaatcacctaaaGCCAAAAAAGTATCCGAATCCACAACAAAAAACGTTCCAGTGAAAAATATTCACATTGAAAGCTCACACAACATAGACCTAAACAAAATTGCAATGAATTCTAATTTACAAGTTGTTGTGAAGCGTTTGGAAGATACAATAAATATAGCCAATAAATCCTGGAATAATCAGCCATTATCAGAAGGATGTAAAGCATCCAAGAAATTGATAGAAATTGATGGTAAAGATCAAAATGCTGACAGAAATATGACTCTTACTCTAAATAGAATGACATGCAAAGAACAGAGCTTATCAAAATCTGTGGTAGCATCCAGCAATATTATCAAAAGTCATTGCATGCCTACAATGGATTTGAATAACAAAAGACTTGAAAATCTGAAAAAGTCAACTATTTTAGATATGGGTCGCTTGATTTCCAGTGTTGAAAATGTACCAGCAAAATATGAAGGTATTGAAAGTTCATCTGTTTCCAACTATTCTAGTCCTATCAAACtcatgtttttatctgaggttaaaAGTAGTGAAGGAGTCAAATATACTTTAACTTCAGTTGGTACTTCCCATTCAAATGTTGTTCTCCCTTCTGAAAAACCTACAATCCATCATGTAactgaagaaaaaacagaaacaaatgaagatATCTCAAATGCGAACTCTGAAAATTATCACTCCAATCATTATGATACCGatactcttcaaagagaactaaaCAAATTCAATCATGCAAAAGAAACTTCAGGATCCTCTACAATGTTTATAGGTGATATAAATAGTGATAAGCCACAAGAAGAAACTACGGACAATTCAAGCAGTGCTATTGAtccatcttttaaaagaaaaccaggTAGACCAAAAAAAATAGGTCCCCAAGTTGTGAGACAGATTAAGCGACCAATTGGAAGACCACCAAAGCCTAAAACTGATCAAACAGACATCACTGTTTGCCAGAATGAGCCCGTTAGTGCTGGAAGGAAAAGCCCAGAATCTCTCATATCAGAAGTAAAAGAAGGTATTTATAAAAAGAGTATTACAGTAACTGTTATTTATGGAAGATCAAGAAGAACTAAAAGGCATGTTTCTGAAGGAAATGTAAACATAAGCAACCTTATGTCTTTAAACAATAATGCTGGGGATTTTCCAACTGAATATAATAGTCCCAGAAATATTAGTGAACACAAAATTAACTTGGGTGAAAGAATAAGTGCTGTCGCAAGCTTGACTACTGAAAGTGAGATCTTGGGGTCTGGCTTTGAATATGTGAGACCCATCAAGAACAAATCTGTgatacctcagccttccaagaacaTTGTTCGACCAAATCAGAAGCCTTTGACGATAAGTAGGAAGCCTGGTAGACCAGCAAAAGTGAAAATCTCTGGCATATCTGTGACTATTAATAGAACTTCACCTCAGGAAAGAGAAGTAAGTATTAGCAGCTGCTTGCCTCCTTTAGAACAGGAAAATACGTTAGGAAAAAATCTACCTGAAGAAAAGTATGACCAACAGTGCactaaaatggataaaataaggCACACTGAAgctgatatatttaaaaatggatcAAAAAGTATGATTGCTACTGTACCTTTGAGACATTCTATTAGGGACAGAAAACCATCTCTGCATTTCTTACATTCATTAGCATCTTCTAGCTCACTTATTTATAGAAATGCTCTGCTCCATAAATCATATAAACTGcatttgcagaaaaataaaagtcagaaggAAAAACATAGACAGTCAAAGATGAAAATAGCTTACAAAGATACCCCAAGAAACAGATTTTCACGGAATGCAAAAAAGTGTTTGGAAGATAATAAATTAGTACCTATTTCTGAAGTATCCTTGGATCCTATAATTTCATCAAACCCTTTGCTCAGGTGGTGGGCTACCTCTGCTTCAAATGATTCCTTATTAGAGGAATTAAACAATAGATTTGAGCAAATAGCAAATGCTTGGGTGCAAGTAAGTGGCGATGAAGCTGAAAATTGTATTCATAAAAAAAGAGAGCACATTGAAAATGATCATTTCAAAGTAGCAAGCCCTTTGGAAACTTGTCTTTTAGAACTTGAAGTTTCACCTGTAAAAATGCTTTTTCAGAAAAAGTATGATTTGAATGAACTCTGTACTTGGTTTATGCAAACAACAGAAACACAGTCTCTTTCACTAGTTAGAAAAGCAAATGCCCGAAACCCTTTGGAAGTAATAAATACCAGGGGAATCAAATTAGGGACCAAATATTCTGACTTTAATGCCAGCCCCTTCagaaagcactttaaaaaatttgcacTCTCTTCTCCTTCAAAATCAGCAGAGAAGTTGCATATACTGCATAAAGTGACTAACTCTCCACTCTTAAATGTGAAAAGTAATTTAGCAATAGCTAGATTAAAAAGGACTGAGTTTAAGAGGTTGCATCATGAAAGGTGGAAAAGAGAGGGAAAGCTGCACAACCATGGAACAGTTGACTGGAACTCTAAAAGGAGAAACTTAAGATTTTTCTGCCAGaaccaatttttaaataagactGAGGGAGAAACAAATGCTGACATCCCACTCCAAGGAAAAAGCATAGTAGATAATCAGTGTGTTTTgccacctgagatcaggggtgACTTGCAGCAGAGGGTAGTaatgcctgacttcaaaatacgTGCTAGTTTCGAGAATAAATTTAAGTCAGAAGCAAAAGAGAATGGAACAAATTGCAGCCAAAAAGACTTTCAAAAGGGACCAAGACTAGAAAATGTGTGTCCTAATAGTTGGAGGTCAAAAACCTTAAAAGACTGTAGAATatttttgaggaagctcaacTGTCTTGAACACAGAAATACTTTAAAGCTAAATACAATCATTTACTCTCCTGAATCTACTGACAGTGGAAATACTCATCAAACTCATATGGAAGAATCAAAGCGCTTTACTTTAAGATCTCATTCTGCTAggcaaaattcttttaaaaagcaatctaaagaaatagaaaatgctaAAGCAAATAATCCTTCAGCTGATGAATTTGCTGACCATCTTGGCAATAGTAAATTAAGCAAATGTATTAACTTTGACAAGAATCCTGATAGTTTTGAAGTTCTTAGCAAtttgaacaaaagaaaaagaccacCATGGAAGACCACAGAAGTATCAACAAAAAGACATAAACGACAGTCATGCAACAGTGGACAAATGGCAAACTATTTTTCCAAATCCCTAG